The following coding sequences are from one Lolium rigidum isolate FL_2022 chromosome 6, APGP_CSIRO_Lrig_0.1, whole genome shotgun sequence window:
- the LOC124660832 gene encoding phytosulfokine receptor 2-like translates to MVCVRIYSIPQLAQSMAKFWQLLLFLAFLLPAASAASCHPDDLRALRDFAGNLKGGGVLLRAALSGASCCGWEGVGCDGASGRVTSFQKLLKGLTAAGRSLGKAFTHMPLHVKPSQGTLDEDHNTITGINNTVRSGSNNVVSGNDNTVISGNNNVVSGSHNTVVFGGHNFISGSYHVVSGNHHVVTDNKNAVSGDHNTVSGTQNTVSGNHQIVSGSHSTVSGNHNTVSGRNNSVYGNNNIVSGSNHVVYGNNKVVTEG, encoded by the coding sequence ATGGTTTGTGTTAGGATATATAGCATACCGCAGCTAGCTCAATCCATGGCGAAATTCTGGCAGCTGCTGCTCTTCTTGGCATTCCTCTTGCCGGCGGCGAGCGCCGCGTCATGCCACCCTGATGACCTCCGCGCCCTGCGGGACTTCGCCGGCAACCTCAAAGGCGGGGGCGtcctcctccgcgccgccttGTCCGGCGCCTCGTGCTGCGGCTGGGAAGGTGTGGGTTGCGACGGCGCAAGCGGCCGCGTCACGAGCTTCCAGAAATTGCTCAAAGGGCTCACCGCCGCTGGCCGTTCACTGGGTAAGGCGTTCACTCACATGCCATTACATGTGAAGCCTAGCCAAGGAACACTCGACGAAGACCACAATACAATAACTGGGATCAACAATACTGTCAGATCCGGGAGCAACAATGTTGTTTCTGGGAACGATAACACTGTCATATCCGGGAACAACAACGTCGTGTCCGGGAGCCACAACACCGTCGTATTTGGGGGTCACAATTTCATAAGTGGAAGCTACCATGTCGTATCAGGGAACCACCATGTCGTGACTGACAACAAGAATGCCGTATCCGGGGACCACAATACTGTATCTGGAACCCAAAATACCGTATCCGGGAACCACCAGATCGTATCTGGGAGCCACAGTACCGTATCCGGGAACCACAATACGGTATCTGGGAGAAACAATTCCGTATATGGGAACAACAATATTGTATCTGGGAGCAACCATGTTGTATATGGGAACAACAAAGTCGTGACAGAAGGTTAA